One segment of Carya illinoinensis cultivar Pawnee chromosome 13, C.illinoinensisPawnee_v1, whole genome shotgun sequence DNA contains the following:
- the LOC122292290 gene encoding malate dehydrogenase-like isoform X1 → MDQFVIDNMENVAWLQKGLVVLLSIAFFWKLIRYMWSFLKTQKDPVRVLVTGTAGQIGYAIVPMIARGVMLGLDQSVILHLLDVEPAAEALNGVKMELIDAAFPLLKGVVATTDVVEACKDVNIAVMVGGFPRKEGMERKDVMSKNVSIYKAQAAALEQHAAKDCKVLVVANPANTNALILKEFAPSIPEKNITCLTRLDHNRALGQISERLNVQVSDVKNVIIWGNHSSTQYPDVNHATVTTSSGGKRVRELVADDHWLNTDFIATVQQRGAAIIKARKLSSALSAASAACDHIRDWVLGTPKGTWVSMGVYSDGSYGIQPGLIYSFPVTCEKGQWSIVQGLKIDEFSRKKMDATANELMEEKSLAYSCLK, encoded by the exons ATGGATCAGTTTGTTATTGACAATATGGAGAATGTTGCATGGCTTCAGAAGGGTCTCGTTGTTTTGCTTTCTATTGCTTTCTTTTGGAAGCTTATTAGATATATGTGGAGCTTCCTAAAGACACAGAAGGATCCAGTACGAGTACTGGTCACTGGTACTGCAG GCCAAATAGGCTATGCTATTGTTCCAATGATTGCAAGGGGAGTCATGTTAGGCCTTGATCAGTCAGTGATTCTGCACTTGCTTGATGTTGAACCTGCAGCTGAAGCCTTGAATGGGGTGAAAATGGAATTGATTGATGCTGCCTTTCCTCTTCTGAAAG GTGTGGTTGCCACCACTGATGTTGTCGAAGCTTGTAAAGATGTCAACATTGCCGTTATGGTTGGTGGATTCCCACGAAAGGAAGGTATGGAAAGGAAGGATGTGATGTCTAAAAATGTGTCAATTTACAAGGCTCAAGCTGCAGCCTTAGAGCAGCATGCTGCTAAAGATTGCAAG GTGCTAGTTGTTGCCAACCCGGCAAACACGAACGCACTCATCTTGAAAGAGTTTGCTCCTTCGATCCCAGAGAAAAACATCACGTGTCTTACTCGACTTGATCATAACAGAGCATTAGGCCAAATCTCTGAGAGGCTAAATGTTCAGGTTAGTGATGTCAAGAATGTAATCATCTGGGGCAATCACTCTTCAACTCAATATCCTGACGTCAACCATGCTACTGTCACCACCAGCAGTGGAGGGAAACGTGTCAGAGAACTTGTTGCTGATGATCATTG GTTAAATACAGACTTCATCGCCACCGTGCAGCAGCGTGGGGCAGCCATTATCAAAGCTCGGAAACTATCAAGTGCATTGTCTGCTGCAAGTGCAGCATGTGATCATATACGTGATTGGGTTCTTGGGACCCCAAAG GGAACGTGGGTATCTATGGGAGTGTATTCTGATGGATCTTATGGGATCCAACCTGGCCTTATTTACTCTTTTCCTGTTACATGTGAGAAAGGACAATGGTCAATTGTGCAGG GACTCAAGATTGACGAGTTCTCAAGAAAAAAGATGGATGCAACAGCAAACGAACTCATGGAGGAGAAATCATTGGCCTATTCATGCCTTAAATGA
- the LOC122292290 gene encoding malate dehydrogenase-like isoform X3 translates to MAKNPVRILVTGAAGQIGYAIVPMIARGVMLGLDQSVILHLLDVEPAAEALNGVKMELIDAAFPLLKGVVATTDVVEACKDVNIAVMVGGFPRKEGMERKDVMSKNVSIYKAQAAALEQHAAKDCKVLVVANPANTNALILKEFAPSIPEKNITCLTRLDHNRALGQISERLNVQVSDVKNVIIWGNHSSTQYPDVNHATVTTSSGGKRVRELVADDHWLNTDFIATVQQRGAAIIKARKLSSALSAASAACDHIRDWVLGTPKGTWVSMGVYSDGSYGIQPGLIYSFPVTCEKGQWSIVQGLKIDEFSRKKMDATANELMEEKSLAYSCLK, encoded by the exons ATGGCAAAAAACCCAGTTAGAATTCTAGTCACCGGAGCAGCGG GCCAAATAGGCTATGCTATTGTTCCAATGATTGCAAGGGGAGTCATGTTAGGCCTTGATCAGTCAGTGATTCTGCACTTGCTTGATGTTGAACCTGCAGCTGAAGCCTTGAATGGGGTGAAAATGGAATTGATTGATGCTGCCTTTCCTCTTCTGAAAG GTGTGGTTGCCACCACTGATGTTGTCGAAGCTTGTAAAGATGTCAACATTGCCGTTATGGTTGGTGGATTCCCACGAAAGGAAGGTATGGAAAGGAAGGATGTGATGTCTAAAAATGTGTCAATTTACAAGGCTCAAGCTGCAGCCTTAGAGCAGCATGCTGCTAAAGATTGCAAG GTGCTAGTTGTTGCCAACCCGGCAAACACGAACGCACTCATCTTGAAAGAGTTTGCTCCTTCGATCCCAGAGAAAAACATCACGTGTCTTACTCGACTTGATCATAACAGAGCATTAGGCCAAATCTCTGAGAGGCTAAATGTTCAGGTTAGTGATGTCAAGAATGTAATCATCTGGGGCAATCACTCTTCAACTCAATATCCTGACGTCAACCATGCTACTGTCACCACCAGCAGTGGAGGGAAACGTGTCAGAGAACTTGTTGCTGATGATCATTG GTTAAATACAGACTTCATCGCCACCGTGCAGCAGCGTGGGGCAGCCATTATCAAAGCTCGGAAACTATCAAGTGCATTGTCTGCTGCAAGTGCAGCATGTGATCATATACGTGATTGGGTTCTTGGGACCCCAAAG GGAACGTGGGTATCTATGGGAGTGTATTCTGATGGATCTTATGGGATCCAACCTGGCCTTATTTACTCTTTTCCTGTTACATGTGAGAAAGGACAATGGTCAATTGTGCAGG GACTCAAGATTGACGAGTTCTCAAGAAAAAAGATGGATGCAACAGCAAACGAACTCATGGAGGAGAAATCATTGGCCTATTCATGCCTTAAATGA
- the LOC122292290 gene encoding malate dehydrogenase-like isoform X2 → MDQFVIDNMENVAWLQKGLVVLLSIAFFWKLIRYMWSFLKTQKDPVRVLVTGQIGYAIVPMIARGVMLGLDQSVILHLLDVEPAAEALNGVKMELIDAAFPLLKGVVATTDVVEACKDVNIAVMVGGFPRKEGMERKDVMSKNVSIYKAQAAALEQHAAKDCKVLVVANPANTNALILKEFAPSIPEKNITCLTRLDHNRALGQISERLNVQVSDVKNVIIWGNHSSTQYPDVNHATVTTSSGGKRVRELVADDHWLNTDFIATVQQRGAAIIKARKLSSALSAASAACDHIRDWVLGTPKGTWVSMGVYSDGSYGIQPGLIYSFPVTCEKGQWSIVQGLKIDEFSRKKMDATANELMEEKSLAYSCLK, encoded by the exons ATGGATCAGTTTGTTATTGACAATATGGAGAATGTTGCATGGCTTCAGAAGGGTCTCGTTGTTTTGCTTTCTATTGCTTTCTTTTGGAAGCTTATTAGATATATGTGGAGCTTCCTAAAGACACAGAAGGATCCAGTACGAGTACTGGTCACTG GCCAAATAGGCTATGCTATTGTTCCAATGATTGCAAGGGGAGTCATGTTAGGCCTTGATCAGTCAGTGATTCTGCACTTGCTTGATGTTGAACCTGCAGCTGAAGCCTTGAATGGGGTGAAAATGGAATTGATTGATGCTGCCTTTCCTCTTCTGAAAG GTGTGGTTGCCACCACTGATGTTGTCGAAGCTTGTAAAGATGTCAACATTGCCGTTATGGTTGGTGGATTCCCACGAAAGGAAGGTATGGAAAGGAAGGATGTGATGTCTAAAAATGTGTCAATTTACAAGGCTCAAGCTGCAGCCTTAGAGCAGCATGCTGCTAAAGATTGCAAG GTGCTAGTTGTTGCCAACCCGGCAAACACGAACGCACTCATCTTGAAAGAGTTTGCTCCTTCGATCCCAGAGAAAAACATCACGTGTCTTACTCGACTTGATCATAACAGAGCATTAGGCCAAATCTCTGAGAGGCTAAATGTTCAGGTTAGTGATGTCAAGAATGTAATCATCTGGGGCAATCACTCTTCAACTCAATATCCTGACGTCAACCATGCTACTGTCACCACCAGCAGTGGAGGGAAACGTGTCAGAGAACTTGTTGCTGATGATCATTG GTTAAATACAGACTTCATCGCCACCGTGCAGCAGCGTGGGGCAGCCATTATCAAAGCTCGGAAACTATCAAGTGCATTGTCTGCTGCAAGTGCAGCATGTGATCATATACGTGATTGGGTTCTTGGGACCCCAAAG GGAACGTGGGTATCTATGGGAGTGTATTCTGATGGATCTTATGGGATCCAACCTGGCCTTATTTACTCTTTTCCTGTTACATGTGAGAAAGGACAATGGTCAATTGTGCAGG GACTCAAGATTGACGAGTTCTCAAGAAAAAAGATGGATGCAACAGCAAACGAACTCATGGAGGAGAAATCATTGGCCTATTCATGCCTTAAATGA